The Streptomyces cadmiisoli genome has a segment encoding these proteins:
- a CDS encoding S8 family serine peptidase: MALLASLGSTSAIGAPNTPTADTPVLADTASGSTGAPRTITLINSDKVTVTGSGTSPLIDVRGSQGEPVSADISVVDGETYVFPSEVLPYVAEGTLDRQLFNITRLLDYGYDDARSDRLPLIVRYADAAGARKAVVPQGAEKVRTLTSIRGSAVERPRAEAAAFWTSLTGGRDAATTGRGGPDASILAGGIERVWLDGKVKAALSDTVGQVGAPEVWRGGNTAAGVDVAVLDTGVDRTHPDLAGQIAATRSFVPDETVDDADGHGTHVASTIAGTGSASDGKEKGVAPGARLHIGKALDNSGSGQDSWVLAAMEWAARDQKAKVVSMSLGGGPTDGTDPLSTAVNTLSAETGALFTIAAGNSFRNFTVGAPGAADAALTVGAVDSADALAGFSSRGPRVGDFAVKPEITAPGVDVLAARSQLAPGEGFYTTMSGTSMATPHVAGVAALLAAEHPDWTGAQLKDALVSTAKPTPDHIPFDGGNGRVDAVAATRATLYGTGVVSVGLHEVPAAPGETVDREVTYTNTGSTPVTLDLELDAATAPSGLFTLSSPEVTVPARGTSTVVVSSHLDKAAQDHAYSARIEAVDKGVVRATTSVGLGTESEKAVVDLKVKDRSGKPATGAVRLFAQRAGGTGQDVRDVAMGSSARLRLEPGLWSFSALVDVQGVQGPNSLGRALVTLPEVRVDDDMPITLDASKTRQVTAATPKKAVTTYARVDFTRSLTETDTTQVSFNLLPVYDSFFATPTPRKVTKGTLDLRVRWRNEEPTLTLATGRDTVETVLVRRGERALPEGTSHLDAVYAGKGGPDDYAGLPVRGKVALVQRDPVVTLTEQSAAAAAAGAKALIVADPGPQRLDPRTEATPPLTVVTVGYDEGLRLIRLAERGPVPLKISYDAETDYLYDLVGSWEKALPDNLTYRPRSQDLATVDVSFEHYRDADATEFRYDARPGEFGITAGYHLPRPARGTRTDWVTADPGVVWRQSAVVVGELRSVGAPEALRPGSETRERWFAPVTRPRLSSADSVSRGGDYLMMNVPAWGDSGRAHEGYTASPGATHAARLYQGDRLLTQSEGSTFVYADGLKSQRLPYRYVVETERGSWEHPYSTRTMTSWEFSSAAGGPDTTSPVPLIQLDYAVDTDAAGKAKRNTKLTVTPTHLTPTGSGAELPPTSAIRTVALEVSYDDGATWRKAPLSRTSDGWRTTLDAPKQAKYVTVRATARDDRGNAVQQTVVRAFGLT, translated from the coding sequence GTGGCCCTTCTGGCATCACTCGGCAGTACGTCGGCGATCGGCGCGCCGAATACACCCACCGCCGATACTCCGGTCCTCGCCGACACCGCATCCGGTTCCACCGGCGCCCCCCGCACCATCACCCTGATCAACAGCGACAAGGTGACCGTGACCGGCTCCGGCACCTCCCCCCTCATCGACGTGAGGGGCAGTCAGGGCGAGCCGGTGTCGGCGGACATCAGCGTCGTCGACGGTGAGACCTATGTGTTTCCGAGCGAGGTCCTGCCGTACGTCGCGGAAGGCACCCTGGACAGGCAGCTGTTCAACATCACACGGCTGCTCGACTACGGCTACGACGACGCCCGCAGTGACCGGCTGCCGCTGATCGTCCGGTACGCCGACGCCGCCGGCGCGCGCAAGGCGGTCGTGCCGCAGGGCGCGGAGAAGGTGCGCACCCTGACGAGCATCCGCGGTTCCGCCGTGGAGCGCCCGCGTGCGGAGGCCGCGGCCTTCTGGACCTCCCTGACCGGCGGAAGGGACGCCGCCACTACGGGACGCGGCGGGCCGGACGCCTCCATTCTCGCGGGCGGCATCGAACGCGTATGGCTGGACGGCAAGGTGAAGGCCGCGTTGTCCGACACGGTCGGGCAGGTCGGCGCGCCCGAGGTGTGGCGCGGCGGCAACACGGCTGCGGGCGTCGATGTCGCGGTGCTGGACACCGGCGTCGACAGGACGCATCCCGATCTCGCGGGGCAGATCGCCGCCACGCGGAGTTTCGTCCCGGACGAGACGGTCGACGACGCCGACGGGCACGGAACCCATGTCGCCTCCACCATCGCCGGAACAGGGTCCGCCTCGGACGGCAAGGAGAAGGGTGTCGCTCCCGGGGCGCGGCTGCACATCGGCAAGGCGCTGGACAACAGCGGGTCCGGCCAGGACTCCTGGGTCCTCGCCGCCATGGAGTGGGCGGCGCGCGACCAGAAGGCGAAGGTCGTCAGCATGAGTCTGGGCGGCGGCCCGACCGACGGCACCGACCCGCTGAGCACCGCCGTCAACACCCTCAGCGCCGAGACCGGCGCACTGTTCACGATCGCCGCGGGCAACAGCTTCCGGAACTTCACCGTCGGCGCCCCGGGCGCGGCGGACGCGGCGCTGACCGTCGGCGCCGTCGACTCCGCCGACGCGCTCGCCGGCTTCTCCTCGCGCGGCCCCCGCGTCGGTGACTTCGCGGTCAAACCGGAGATCACCGCCCCTGGCGTCGATGTGCTCGCGGCCCGCTCGCAGCTGGCACCCGGCGAGGGCTTCTACACGACGATGAGCGGCACCTCGATGGCCACCCCGCACGTGGCGGGTGTGGCGGCCCTGCTGGCGGCCGAACATCCCGACTGGACCGGGGCCCAGCTCAAGGACGCGCTGGTCAGCACGGCCAAGCCGACTCCGGACCACATCCCCTTCGACGGCGGCAACGGGCGGGTGGACGCCGTGGCCGCGACCCGTGCCACCCTCTACGGCACCGGTGTCGTCTCCGTCGGCCTGCACGAGGTGCCCGCGGCGCCCGGAGAGACCGTCGACCGCGAGGTCACCTACACCAACACCGGGTCCACGCCCGTCACCCTGGACCTCGAGTTGGACGCGGCCACCGCCCCCTCCGGCCTGTTCACGCTGTCCTCTCCCGAGGTGACGGTCCCCGCCCGCGGCACCAGCACGGTCGTCGTCTCGTCCCACCTGGACAAGGCGGCCCAGGACCACGCCTACTCCGCCCGGATCGAGGCCGTCGACAAGGGCGTTGTCCGAGCGACGACTTCGGTGGGTCTCGGCACCGAGAGCGAGAAGGCCGTCGTCGATCTGAAGGTCAAGGACCGCTCCGGCAAGCCCGCGACCGGTGCTGTCCGGCTGTTCGCCCAACGTGCGGGCGGTACCGGCCAGGACGTACGCGACGTGGCCATGGGCTCATCGGCCCGACTGCGCCTGGAACCAGGCCTGTGGTCCTTCTCCGCACTGGTCGACGTGCAGGGCGTCCAGGGCCCGAACTCCCTCGGCCGCGCCCTCGTCACCCTGCCGGAGGTCCGGGTCGACGACGACATGCCGATCACGCTGGACGCGTCCAAGACCCGGCAGGTCACCGCGGCCACTCCGAAGAAGGCCGTCACCACCTACGCGCGGGTCGACTTCACCCGCTCGCTGACGGAGACGGACACCACTCAGGTCTCCTTCAACCTCCTGCCCGTCTACGACAGCTTCTTCGCCACACCGACTCCCCGGAAGGTGACGAAGGGGACTCTCGACCTGCGGGTGCGCTGGCGGAACGAGGAGCCGACTCTCACACTGGCCACGGGCCGGGACACCGTCGAGACCGTCCTCGTGCGGCGCGGTGAGCGCGCCCTGCCCGAGGGCACCAGCCACCTGGACGCCGTCTACGCGGGCAAGGGCGGGCCGGACGACTACGCCGGACTCCCGGTGCGAGGCAAAGTCGCCCTCGTCCAGCGCGACCCCGTCGTCACGCTGACCGAACAGAGCGCCGCCGCCGCGGCGGCCGGGGCCAAGGCCCTGATCGTGGCCGACCCCGGCCCCCAGCGACTGGACCCGCGAACGGAGGCCACGCCGCCCCTGACCGTGGTCACCGTCGGCTACGACGAAGGCCTGCGACTGATACGTCTGGCCGAACGCGGCCCGGTGCCGCTGAAGATCTCGTACGACGCCGAGACCGACTACCTCTACGACCTCGTCGGTTCGTGGGAGAAGGCGCTCCCGGACAACCTGACGTACCGGCCGAGGTCCCAGGACCTCGCCACGGTGGACGTCTCGTTCGAGCACTACCGGGACGCCGACGCGACGGAGTTCCGCTATGACGCCAGGCCCGGTGAATTCGGGATCACGGCGGGCTACCACCTGCCCCGTCCGGCACGCGGCACCCGTACCGACTGGGTGACCGCCGACCCCGGCGTCGTATGGCGCCAGAGCGCGGTGGTCGTCGGGGAGCTGCGCTCCGTCGGCGCTCCCGAGGCCCTGCGTCCGGGCAGCGAGACGCGTGAGCGGTGGTTCGCCCCGGTCACCCGTCCGCGGTTGTCCTCGGCCGACAGTGTGAGCCGCGGCGGTGACTACCTCATGATGAACGTGCCGGCCTGGGGCGACTCCGGCCGTGCCCACGAGGGCTACACGGCGTCCCCGGGCGCGACGCACGCCGCCCGGCTCTACCAGGGCGACAGGCTGCTGACCCAGTCAGAGGGCTCGACGTTCGTGTACGCGGACGGGCTCAAGTCCCAGCGGCTGCCCTACCGGTACGTCGTCGAGACGGAGCGCGGCAGCTGGGAGCACCCGTACTCCACGCGGACCATGACGTCCTGGGAGTTCAGCTCGGCGGCCGGCGGTCCGGACACGACGTCCCCGGTCCCGCTGATCCAGCTCGACTACGCGGTCGACACGGACGCCGCCGGCAAGGCGAAGCGCAACACGAAGCTGACCGTGACGCCGACGCACCTGACGCCGACCGGATCGGGCGCGGAGCTGCCGCCCACCTCGGCCATCCGTACCGTCGCTCTGGAGGTCTCCTACGACGACGGCGCCACCTGGCGCAAGGCCCCGCTGTCCCGCACCTCGGACGGTTGGCGCACCACGCTGGACGCGCCGAAGCAGGCCAAGTACGTCACGGTGCGCGCCACCGCCCGTGACGACCGAGGCAACGCGGTGCAGCAGACCGTCGTCCGGGCGTTCGGGCTGACGTAG
- a CDS encoding DUF6493 family protein, producing MTEDTDAHPYATIIKTMKAGEFAVIPGLLRELELTAAQREELLERLESVYRPWPYFGDWAIRVRCAIALVEIACRCDVDGVVRALDHEWWPNNEKGFGDALVDLLDGWPPEDLIALAHALKPLWSHLLPVSALVRAAGKPFEIDDEGAVDWFEYLAVQDTPEASADALTASPLAAAALSRLPDAEGLGRSLARDADRGGAAAATLAVLARDGHIDRSRLLRSALQGPLGAEPRTVTPGYLALLTALEPTIEEQTAAADTLVTLVVSAISTAAVKDALGRVRKLADLGRMTDKQVDECLQGLLARPEKTLAAPALPFLWSEARRSPARIGELAPLLGEAFSHPSRGVQEKAVKLAGKLADRLDEDTLKDLSTAAAQLPADLRRQADGLLDSPVTAPRPDAPRTDPLPQPAAVPAFPPPMGSAEEVAAELGAVLADPVAQPVAVERVLDGLVRLAHRDRQALAQAVEPVLRSNERRPHSPGRLTRILLVARAVTGRRPEDDASPYPYFRCRDCGHEAFEGVLDARVDEVVRRILDGTSPPFLLATPTCASGSLDPHVLLERLTEYRRTRVRPGEADFDQALFRVRPDPSFPPAAAEELGSTEGRRLARWLSAGGFPARVCEPTVVLPLERPDDPDSVARHPKRWNLAAIGEATDERQDAHPGTRGHRNPPSWSRHLKGEYEAHDDVPACIRLAVAVDSARLVDFSAPFRAVGAPREANQDLCSWEGTQFEPWRRMFPLWLTVVPGHRELVVARNLRAVAAGAESGSRCAAVHLPAVAEAEGEAGPAVHLALAHGTGAASVMERVATADALLALAGRGELHVGRLARDIAVLIGIDGLKLKRVTETLRHVVQAGASTTVYSVLAEVLPDVLPQPGARPRAGLADLLFLAAECAEATPGRPPVPGVALLAEQRGSSQFVKAARWLRDSTSEARTT from the coding sequence ATGACCGAGGACACGGACGCGCACCCGTACGCCACCATCATCAAAACCATGAAGGCAGGCGAGTTCGCCGTCATACCCGGCCTGCTCCGGGAGCTGGAACTCACCGCCGCCCAGCGCGAGGAACTGCTCGAAAGACTGGAGTCGGTGTACCGGCCGTGGCCCTACTTCGGGGACTGGGCGATCCGTGTCCGCTGCGCCATCGCGCTCGTGGAGATCGCCTGTCGGTGTGACGTCGACGGAGTCGTCCGCGCCCTGGACCACGAATGGTGGCCCAACAACGAGAAGGGGTTCGGGGACGCTCTCGTCGACCTGCTCGACGGATGGCCGCCCGAGGACCTGATCGCGCTGGCTCATGCCCTCAAACCGCTCTGGAGTCATCTCCTACCGGTCAGCGCTCTCGTCCGTGCGGCCGGAAAGCCGTTCGAGATCGACGACGAAGGTGCTGTCGACTGGTTCGAGTACCTGGCCGTTCAGGACACCCCAGAGGCCTCCGCCGACGCGTTGACCGCCTCTCCGCTTGCCGCCGCCGCGCTGTCGCGTCTGCCGGACGCGGAGGGACTGGGCCGCAGCCTCGCGCGGGACGCCGACAGGGGTGGTGCTGCGGCCGCGACCCTGGCCGTACTGGCCCGAGACGGCCACATCGACCGGAGTCGCCTCCTGCGATCCGCGCTGCAAGGACCCTTGGGGGCCGAGCCTCGCACAGTCACGCCCGGGTATCTTGCGCTGCTCACCGCGCTGGAACCGACCATCGAGGAGCAGACCGCGGCGGCGGACACGCTGGTGACCCTCGTCGTCTCCGCGATCAGTACCGCCGCGGTGAAGGACGCGCTCGGCAGGGTACGCAAGCTCGCCGACCTGGGTCGAATGACGGACAAGCAGGTGGATGAGTGCCTCCAGGGCCTCCTGGCCCGCCCTGAGAAGACACTGGCCGCGCCGGCGCTGCCCTTCCTGTGGAGTGAGGCGCGCCGTTCCCCGGCACGCATCGGTGAGCTGGCACCGCTGCTGGGCGAAGCCTTCTCCCATCCTTCGCGGGGTGTCCAGGAGAAGGCCGTCAAGCTGGCTGGGAAACTCGCGGACAGGCTGGACGAGGACACGCTGAAGGATCTCTCCACCGCCGCGGCACAGCTTCCCGCCGACCTGCGGCGTCAGGCCGATGGCCTTCTCGACAGCCCCGTCACCGCACCGCGGCCAGACGCCCCGCGGACGGATCCGTTGCCCCAGCCCGCCGCGGTTCCCGCCTTCCCTCCACCCATGGGAAGCGCGGAGGAAGTCGCCGCGGAACTCGGTGCCGTGCTGGCCGACCCCGTAGCGCAACCCGTCGCCGTCGAACGGGTCCTGGACGGACTGGTACGCCTGGCGCACCGGGACCGGCAAGCACTCGCCCAGGCCGTGGAACCCGTCCTGCGATCCAACGAGCGCCGGCCGCATTCGCCGGGCCGTCTGACCCGGATCTTGCTGGTGGCCAGGGCAGTGACCGGCCGCCGTCCCGAGGACGATGCCTCACCGTATCCGTATTTCAGGTGCCGCGACTGCGGGCATGAGGCGTTCGAAGGCGTACTGGACGCACGCGTGGACGAGGTGGTGCGCCGGATCCTCGACGGCACCTCCCCGCCGTTCCTGCTCGCCACCCCCACTTGTGCCTCGGGTTCGCTGGATCCACATGTCCTGCTGGAACGGCTCACCGAATACCGGCGGACGCGTGTGCGGCCCGGGGAGGCGGACTTCGACCAGGCGTTGTTCCGCGTCAGGCCCGATCCGAGTTTCCCGCCGGCCGCGGCGGAGGAACTCGGCTCAACGGAAGGGCGCCGTCTGGCGCGTTGGCTGTCGGCCGGAGGCTTTCCCGCCCGCGTCTGCGAGCCGACCGTCGTGCTGCCGCTCGAGCGTCCGGACGACCCCGATTCCGTTGCCAGGCACCCGAAGCGCTGGAACCTGGCCGCGATCGGAGAGGCCACCGATGAACGGCAGGACGCACACCCCGGCACACGCGGCCACCGGAACCCCCCGTCGTGGTCGCGTCATCTGAAGGGCGAGTACGAAGCCCACGACGATGTGCCGGCCTGCATCCGACTCGCCGTTGCCGTCGACTCGGCCCGGCTGGTCGATTTCTCCGCCCCGTTTCGTGCTGTGGGCGCCCCGCGCGAGGCGAACCAGGACCTCTGCTCCTGGGAAGGGACGCAGTTCGAACCCTGGCGCCGGATGTTCCCGCTGTGGCTGACTGTCGTGCCCGGCCACCGAGAACTGGTGGTCGCCCGTAATCTGAGGGCGGTGGCCGCAGGCGCGGAAAGCGGCTCACGGTGTGCCGCGGTCCACCTGCCCGCCGTGGCCGAGGCCGAAGGAGAAGCCGGACCGGCCGTGCACCTGGCACTCGCCCACGGGACGGGGGCCGCCTCGGTGATGGAGCGGGTCGCCACCGCTGACGCCCTGCTCGCCCTCGCCGGCCGCGGCGAACTGCACGTCGGCCGACTGGCCCGGGACATCGCGGTGCTGATCGGTATCGACGGCCTCAAGCTCAAGCGGGTGACGGAAACGCTGCGTCACGTCGTGCAGGCGGGCGCCTCGACGACGGTGTACTCGGTGCTGGCGGAGGTGCTCCCCGACGTGCTGCCACAGCCCGGTGCCAGGCCACGGGCGGGGCTGGCGGACCTGCTGTTCCTGGCGGCCGAATGCGCCGAGGCGACACCCGGCCGGCCCCCGGTACCAGGAGTTGCCCTCCTGGCCGAGCAGCGTGGCAGCTCACAATTCGTCAAAGCCGCAAGGTGGTTGAGGGACAGCACCTCGGAGGCACGGACGACATAG
- a CDS encoding SpoIIE family protein phosphatase, with product MTMGAPHVTDRSASADGPLAGEGVRFSLDHQGVIARWSPAAEKLLGHAAESVVGRSAADLMAGTASAEVETRADDEFATVLKRSDGASIKCWLLVRPESPGDALTNWEVLITPLEPAELARAADIERALLETLFTLSPTGLYLLDPQMRLIRFNAAAEGMQGTSVSEAAGRRPSEVWPGFPAEKVERVMKQVLATGQPIIGTEKTLRPPGDPHHDHVYSTSVFRLEDDHGRILGLADATVDVTDRHLAQERLTVLADASNRIGSTLDVLDTAEALAEVSVPALADSITVDLLQPVLSGEELAPGPVGPDAALRRAASGSRGDGTRKRADRTPAESAVEVLYALEPRLLDPSDREGHRAFRDLSMSAAPGEDVHSLAIVPLVAQDRVLGLATFCRWGDRRPFDADDLNAAAQLGRRTAACLDNARRHLREHNTLIALQHILRPSGLPTQQALDVAHMSVHAGTGGDWVDAIPLSGARVALVAGTLPSRGIQAAAAAGRLSAAVHTLSDLDLEPDELLARLDDVVRRSGTVGGIDECGERPPSGHEQPRDPVDGGTCLYLIYDPVSRRCSASSAGHPWPVIVHPNGVVRTVDCPVGDALCSPGAPFSRTDFELPENSMLVLYTRGLLQQYGQGHDDPGAQRLSALLSGVPGSVQETCSGVIEALVPDQARDDVAVLVARTHALGPEHVVSWDLPSDPATVAEARSLATWQLTSWDMDELAFTTELIVSELVTNAIRHAAPPITLRLIRSHVLTCEVSDGSSTSPRLSHARTTDEGGRGLLLVARCSERWGTRYTESGKIIWAEQGTMA from the coding sequence ATGACTATGGGTGCACCTCACGTCACTGATCGCAGCGCTTCCGCCGACGGGCCTTTGGCGGGTGAGGGAGTTCGGTTCTCGCTCGACCACCAGGGCGTGATCGCCAGGTGGAGCCCGGCGGCAGAGAAGCTGCTCGGCCATGCGGCGGAGTCGGTGGTGGGGCGTTCAGCGGCAGACTTGATGGCGGGGACGGCGTCCGCCGAGGTCGAGACCCGGGCCGACGACGAATTCGCCACCGTGCTGAAGCGCAGTGACGGCGCCTCGATCAAGTGCTGGCTTCTGGTGCGCCCCGAGAGCCCGGGGGACGCACTCACGAACTGGGAGGTGCTGATCACTCCTCTCGAGCCCGCGGAACTCGCCCGGGCGGCGGACATCGAGCGCGCGCTTCTCGAGACGCTGTTCACCCTCTCCCCCACCGGCCTGTACCTCCTCGATCCCCAGATGCGCCTGATCCGGTTCAATGCGGCAGCCGAAGGCATGCAGGGCACCTCCGTCAGTGAAGCCGCCGGCCGCCGGCCCTCCGAGGTGTGGCCGGGCTTTCCCGCCGAAAAGGTGGAGCGGGTGATGAAACAGGTGCTGGCCACGGGCCAGCCGATCATCGGAACGGAGAAGACGCTGCGCCCGCCGGGCGATCCCCACCATGACCATGTCTATTCGACGTCGGTCTTCCGGCTGGAGGACGATCACGGCCGGATCCTCGGCCTCGCGGACGCCACCGTCGACGTCACCGACCGCCACCTGGCGCAGGAACGGCTGACCGTGCTCGCCGATGCGAGCAATCGGATCGGTTCCACACTCGACGTGCTGGACACGGCCGAGGCTCTGGCAGAGGTGTCCGTGCCCGCGCTGGCCGACAGCATCACGGTGGATCTCCTGCAGCCCGTGCTCTCAGGCGAAGAACTCGCCCCCGGGCCGGTCGGACCGGATGCCGCGCTGCGAAGGGCCGCTTCCGGCTCACGAGGTGACGGAACCCGAAAGCGCGCCGACCGCACGCCTGCCGAGTCGGCTGTCGAAGTCCTCTACGCCCTCGAACCCCGCCTGCTCGATCCCTCGGACCGAGAGGGACATCGGGCCTTCCGAGATCTGTCGATGTCCGCGGCGCCGGGCGAGGACGTCCACTCGCTGGCGATCGTGCCGCTGGTCGCCCAGGATCGGGTTCTCGGCCTGGCCACGTTCTGCCGCTGGGGAGACCGAAGGCCGTTCGACGCCGACGATCTGAACGCGGCCGCGCAACTGGGGCGACGCACCGCCGCCTGCCTCGACAACGCCCGTCGGCACCTGCGTGAGCACAACACGTTGATCGCACTCCAGCACATCCTGCGTCCCAGTGGACTTCCCACACAGCAGGCACTGGATGTGGCTCACATGTCCGTGCATGCGGGAACGGGAGGTGACTGGGTCGACGCCATACCGCTCTCCGGGGCCCGTGTGGCCCTGGTGGCGGGCACGCTGCCCAGTCGCGGCATTCAGGCCGCGGCAGCGGCAGGGAGGCTTTCCGCCGCGGTGCACACACTGTCGGACCTGGACCTGGAGCCGGATGAACTCCTCGCTCGGCTCGATGACGTGGTACGCCGGTCGGGCACGGTCGGTGGCATCGACGAGTGCGGCGAGCGGCCCCCGTCGGGGCACGAGCAGCCCCGTGATCCCGTGGATGGCGGCACGTGCCTGTACCTCATCTACGATCCGGTGTCCCGACGCTGCTCGGCATCCAGCGCCGGTCATCCCTGGCCGGTGATCGTGCATCCGAACGGCGTTGTCAGAACGGTGGACTGCCCGGTCGGTGACGCGTTGTGCAGCCCGGGCGCGCCTTTCAGCCGGACGGACTTCGAACTGCCCGAGAACTCGATGCTGGTGCTGTACACCCGCGGCCTCCTCCAGCAGTACGGACAGGGCCACGACGATCCGGGAGCGCAGCGGTTGAGCGCCCTGCTCTCCGGCGTACCCGGTTCCGTGCAGGAGACCTGCTCCGGTGTGATCGAGGCACTCGTCCCGGACCAGGCCCGCGACGACGTCGCCGTTCTGGTCGCCCGCACCCACGCGCTGGGGCCCGAACATGTCGTGTCGTGGGACCTTCCGAGCGATCCGGCCACGGTCGCCGAAGCCCGGTCCCTCGCCACCTGGCAGCTCACGTCATGGGACATGGACGAGCTGGCGTTCACCACCGAGTTGATCGTCAGCGAACTCGTCACCAACGCGATTCGGCACGCCGCACCACCCATCACACTGCGTCTGATCCGCAGTCATGTTCTGACCTGTGAGGTGTCGGACGGCAGCAGTACGTCTCCGCGGCTGTCGCACGCCCGCACCACCGACGAAGGCGGCCGAGGCCTGCTCCTCGTAGCACGCTGCTCCGAACGGTGGGGCACCCGCTACACGGAGTCCGGCAAGATCATCTGGGCTGAGCAGGGCACCATGGCGTGA
- a CDS encoding SMI1/KNR4 family protein, translating to MTNSYTSVRTSWARIDAWLQRYAPATFAQLAPPADPYEYDQAQREMGLSFPAGLLESLSCHNGAEPYSTVLPQETPLSVTEIVEFWRMRIAVIDGEGEPEDSLDDDGEHWWHRLWIPWAAVDGDAQVIDMRPGPGQGRIGLAPKDDNGAFDGDWGWPSLETYLFQVAEALELGEPVGDSVPHLKPNGELCWAYSSDIELDGYELTPAPTTRSRW from the coding sequence ATGACGAACTCCTACACATCTGTCCGAACCTCCTGGGCTCGCATCGACGCATGGCTGCAGCGATACGCGCCGGCGACATTCGCCCAACTGGCTCCACCGGCAGACCCGTATGAATACGACCAGGCGCAGAGAGAAATGGGTCTGAGTTTTCCTGCGGGCCTGTTGGAATCGCTGAGCTGCCACAACGGAGCAGAGCCGTATTCCACCGTACTCCCTCAGGAAACCCCTCTCTCGGTGACGGAGATCGTGGAGTTCTGGCGTATGCGAATCGCCGTCATCGACGGGGAGGGGGAGCCAGAAGACTCACTCGATGACGACGGCGAGCACTGGTGGCACCGGCTGTGGATTCCATGGGCCGCCGTCGACGGTGACGCGCAGGTCATCGATATGCGGCCGGGTCCAGGACAGGGAAGAATTGGCCTGGCGCCCAAGGATGACAACGGCGCTTTTGATGGAGACTGGGGTTGGCCCTCGCTGGAAACGTATCTGTTCCAGGTGGCGGAGGCCTTGGAGCTCGGGGAACCCGTGGGGGATTCCGTTCCCCACCTCAAACCCAATGGTGAATTGTGCTGGGCGTACTCCAGCGACATAGAGCTCGACGGCTACGAGCTCACCCCAGCGCCTACCACGCGGTCCCGCTGGTAG
- a CDS encoding ricin-type beta-trefoil lectin domain protein: protein MSADTSTSSAASAESGRGEPDRLSSESVAARSAEESESGSATAAGVPGRNRRPASEDSSATTSAAGGTHGGASEPDGDEPSTTTSTPGHGEHDSDEDSDGEGDRDGDSESGDGDAADSDDDMSTAEPVHGEGGRRGRRLFVLGRRRQATEAGDGPDTSASAGTDVAVGSTSAGGDTEAVGEARAATVADIAAAGETESDEPGGMDDPGRVRRSLFAGAAIAGAALIAVPFLVGGGDDDNRNAASTPTDGTVLSGGVDGGGAELGSAAPTRSGERRGEGSAGGTGTRTEAKAGSTGSPDTPEETPRGQKSKDGRSSAPTASTTATRSTPRSDPAPAATPQSQPSTAPASTGAAVWSHASNRCITVSGGTSRDGAPLQIWDCNGSAAQQWKFMSDGSVRSLGKCMDVAWASQQNGAAIQLADCNGGPAQKFRLNAAHDLVNIQADKCVDVRDLRTGNGSALQLWDCAGTDNQKWSKR from the coding sequence ATGTCCGCCGACACCTCGACATCCTCCGCCGCGTCAGCCGAGAGCGGGCGCGGGGAGCCCGATCGACTGTCGTCCGAGAGCGTGGCCGCCCGGTCGGCGGAGGAATCCGAGAGCGGTTCCGCGACCGCGGCCGGTGTGCCGGGGCGCAACCGCAGACCCGCAAGCGAGGATTCCTCGGCCACGACCTCCGCTGCCGGCGGAACTCATGGGGGCGCTTCGGAACCGGACGGGGACGAGCCGAGCACCACCACCTCCACGCCAGGTCATGGGGAGCACGACTCCGACGAGGACTCCGACGGCGAGGGCGACCGGGACGGCGACAGCGAGTCCGGCGATGGCGACGCAGCCGACTCCGACGACGACATGAGCACCGCGGAGCCCGTCCATGGTGAGGGCGGCCGACGGGGAAGGCGCTTGTTCGTACTCGGCCGCCGACGTCAAGCGACCGAGGCGGGCGACGGACCCGACACCTCCGCATCCGCGGGTACTGACGTGGCGGTCGGCAGTACCTCTGCCGGGGGCGACACGGAGGCAGTCGGCGAAGCCCGGGCGGCGACAGTGGCCGACATCGCCGCCGCGGGGGAGACGGAGTCTGATGAGCCGGGAGGCATGGACGACCCCGGGCGCGTCAGGAGGAGTCTCTTCGCCGGTGCGGCCATCGCCGGTGCGGCCCTCATCGCCGTACCGTTCCTGGTCGGCGGAGGCGACGACGACAACCGGAACGCCGCGTCCACCCCGACGGACGGCACGGTCCTGAGCGGCGGTGTGGACGGCGGCGGAGCCGAACTCGGCTCGGCCGCACCCACACGAAGCGGTGAACGGCGCGGCGAGGGCAGCGCGGGGGGCACGGGGACCCGGACGGAAGCGAAGGCCGGGAGCACAGGATCCCCCGACACCCCCGAGGAGACGCCCCGCGGCCAGAAGTCCAAGGACGGTCGCAGTTCGGCACCCACGGCGTCCACCACGGCGACCAGAAGCACGCCGCGGTCCGATCCCGCCCCTGCGGCGACTCCGCAGTCACAGCCGAGCACCGCACCGGCCTCCACGGGAGCGGCGGTGTGGAGCCACGCGTCGAACCGCTGCATCACGGTCAGCGGCGGTACGAGCAGGGACGGCGCGCCGCTACAGATCTGGGACTGCAACGGATCGGCCGCCCAGCAGTGGAAGTTCATGTCCGACGGCTCGGTCCGTTCCCTGGGCAAGTGCATGGACGTCGCCTGGGCCTCCCAGCAGAACGGCGCCGCCATTCAACTCGCCGACTGCAACGGCGGGCCTGCCCAGAAGTTCCGGCTCAACGCCGCGCACGACCTCGTCAACATTCAGGCCGACAAATGCGTGGACGTCAGGGACTTGAGGACGGGGAACGGCTCGGCCCTCCAGCTGTGGGACTGCGCCGGCACCGACAATCAGAAGTGGAGCAAGCGCTGA